A genomic segment from Demetria terragena DSM 11295 encodes:
- a CDS encoding DUF3349 domain-containing protein: MTLNNKLRSVVDWLQAGYPAGVPPTDYIPLLALLRRGLTEDEVREVAEELAASIEDMSHTDIGVHITQITDALPSQADINRVARRLHVHGWPGTEPDHRA; this comes from the coding sequence ATGACACTCAACAACAAGTTGCGGTCAGTGGTCGACTGGCTGCAGGCGGGCTATCCCGCTGGCGTTCCGCCCACCGACTACATCCCCCTGCTGGCTCTCCTGCGACGTGGCCTCACCGAGGACGAAGTCCGTGAGGTTGCCGAGGAACTTGCGGCCAGCATTGAAGACATGAGCCATACCGACATCGGTGTGCACATCACCCAAATCACCGATGCCCTCCCCTCGCAGGCTGACATCAATCGCGTCGCGCGCAGGTTGCACGTGCACGGGTGGCCAGGAACTGAGCCTGACCACCGCGCGTAG
- the leuA gene encoding 2-isopropylmalate synthase — translation MIHPQQPTSMPARKYEPFQQQIAVDLPDRTWPDKVITKAPRWCAVDLRDGNQALIDPMNSERKMRMFSLLVSMGYKEIEVGFPSASQTDFDFVRELIEGNHIPDDVTIQVLTQCRDHLIERTFDSIRGAKSAIVHFYNSTSILQRRVVFGLDQDGIIDIALQGARLCKKLEETVADTDVYYQYSPESYTGTELEFAARICNEVIGVIDPTPDHPMIINLPATVEMATPNIYADSIEWMSRHLDRRESVRLSLHPHNDRGEGVAAAELGYLAGADRIEGCLFGNGERTGNVCLVTLGMNLFSQGIDPEIDFSDMDAIRRTVEHCNQLPVHERHPWGGDLVYTAFSGSHQDAIKKGFEDMDRQAADTGKEINDLVWGVPYLPIDPHDIGRSYEAVVRVNSQSGKGGVAYILKSERQLDLPRRLQVEFSGAVQAHSDQQGGEFSAEQLWQIFQNEYIPGADGDGQAWGRFTPITHSVESTADGDRITATMTDREQNGAEVTIEGYGNGPIAAFANALSTLGVDVRVLDYAEHAMSAGEGAQAAAYVEAAIGDRVLWGVGLHSSIVKASLTAVLSAVNRALRDQ, via the coding sequence ATGATCCACCCCCAGCAGCCCACGTCCATGCCGGCTCGCAAGTACGAGCCCTTCCAGCAGCAGATCGCCGTCGACCTGCCAGATCGCACCTGGCCGGACAAGGTCATCACCAAGGCGCCCCGCTGGTGCGCGGTAGACCTGCGCGACGGCAACCAGGCCCTGATCGACCCAATGAACTCCGAGCGCAAGATGCGCATGTTCAGCTTGCTCGTGAGCATGGGCTACAAGGAGATCGAGGTCGGCTTTCCGAGCGCGAGCCAGACCGACTTTGACTTCGTCCGGGAGCTCATCGAGGGCAACCACATTCCCGATGACGTCACCATTCAGGTCCTGACGCAGTGCCGGGACCACCTCATCGAGCGCACCTTCGATTCCATCCGCGGAGCCAAGAGCGCGATCGTGCACTTCTATAACTCCACATCAATCCTGCAGCGCCGGGTGGTCTTCGGCCTGGATCAGGACGGCATCATCGATATCGCGCTGCAGGGCGCGCGGCTGTGTAAGAAGCTGGAGGAGACGGTCGCTGACACCGACGTCTACTACCAATACTCGCCAGAGTCCTACACCGGCACCGAACTGGAGTTCGCGGCACGCATCTGCAATGAGGTCATCGGGGTCATTGACCCCACACCGGACCACCCGATGATCATCAATCTGCCCGCCACCGTCGAGATGGCGACACCCAATATCTACGCCGACTCCATTGAGTGGATGAGCCGCCATTTGGATCGGCGCGAGTCGGTGCGTCTGTCCCTTCACCCGCACAACGACCGGGGCGAAGGGGTCGCGGCGGCCGAGCTCGGATACCTCGCCGGAGCCGACCGCATCGAAGGGTGCTTGTTTGGCAACGGCGAACGTACCGGCAACGTCTGCCTGGTCACGCTCGGAATGAACCTCTTCAGCCAAGGTATCGACCCCGAAATCGACTTCTCCGACATGGACGCGATCCGGCGGACCGTTGAGCACTGCAACCAGTTGCCGGTTCACGAGCGCCACCCGTGGGGCGGTGACTTGGTCTACACCGCCTTCTCTGGCTCTCACCAGGACGCCATCAAAAAGGGTTTCGAGGACATGGATCGGCAGGCTGCGGACACCGGCAAGGAGATCAACGATCTGGTGTGGGGCGTGCCTTATTTGCCGATTGATCCGCATGACATCGGTCGCTCCTATGAGGCCGTCGTTCGGGTCAACAGCCAGTCCGGCAAGGGCGGGGTGGCTTACATCCTCAAGAGTGAGCGGCAGTTGGACCTACCGCGCCGGTTGCAGGTCGAGTTCAGTGGCGCGGTCCAGGCGCACAGCGACCAGCAGGGTGGCGAGTTCAGCGCCGAACAGCTCTGGCAGATTTTCCAGAACGAGTACATCCCCGGCGCCGATGGCGATGGCCAGGCATGGGGTCGGTTCACGCCGATCACGCACTCGGTCGAGAGCACGGCCGATGGCGACCGGATCACGGCCACGATGACTGACCGCGAGCAGAACGGTGCCGAGGTCACCATCGAGGGATACGGCAACGGCCCGATCGCCGCGTTCGCCAACGCGCTCTCCACGCTCGGAGTCGACGTACGCGTCCTCGACTACGCCGAGCATGCGATGTCGGCCGGTGAGGGCGCCCAGGCGGCGGCCTATGTCGAAGCCGCGATCGGCGACCGGGTGCTGTGGGGCGTCGGTCTGCATTCCTCGATCGTGAAGGCCTCGCTGACGGCCGTGCTATCCGCCGTGAACCGGGCGTTGCGCGACCAGTAG